The proteins below are encoded in one region of Pongo pygmaeus isolate AG05252 chromosome 20, NHGRI_mPonPyg2-v2.0_pri, whole genome shotgun sequence:
- the ZNF175 gene encoding zinc finger protein 175 isoform X3: protein MVGEFTRDGSWCSILEELRLDADHTKKDEQNQIQPMSHSAFFNKKTLNTESNCKYKDPGKMIHTRPHLASSQKQPQKCCLFTKSLKLNLEVNGQNESNDTEQLDDIVGSGQLFSHSSSDACSKNIHTGETFCKGNQCRKVCGHKQSLMQHQIHTQQKPDGCSECGGNFTQKSHLFAQQRIHSVGNLHEYGKCGKAFTPQLKLSVYLTDHTGDIPCICKECGKVFIQRSELVTHQKTHTRKKPYKCHDCGKAFFQMLSLFRHQRTHSREKLYECSECGKGFSQNSTLIIHQKIHTGERQYACSECGKAFTQKSTLSLHQRIHSGQKSYVCIECGQAFIQKAHLIVHQRSHTGEKPYQCHNCGKSFISKSQLDIHHRIHTGEKPYECSDCGKTFTQKSHLNIHQKIHTGERHHVCSECGKAFNQKSILSMHQRIHTGEKPYKCSECGKAFTSKSQFKEHQRIHTGEKPYVCTECGKAFNGRSNFHKHQITHTRERPFVCYKCGKAFVQKSELITHQRTHMGEKPYECLDCGKSFSKKPQLKVHQRIHTGERPYVCSECGKAFNNRSNFNKHQTTHTRDKSYKCSYSVKGFTKQ from the coding sequence ATGGTAGGTGAGTTCACAAGAGATGGTTCATGGTGTTCCATTTTAGAAGAACTGAGGCTGGATGCTGACCACACAAAGAAAGATGAGCAAAATCAAATTCAACCCATGAGTCACAGTGCTTTCTTCAACAAGAAAACATTGAACACAGAAAGCAATTGTAAATATAAGGACCCTGGGAAAATGATTCACACGAGGCCCCACCTTGCTTCTTCACAGAAACAACCTCAGAAATGTTGCTTATTTACAAAAAGTTTGAAGCTGAACCTAGAAGTGAATGGTCAGAATGAAAGCAATGACACAGAACAGCTTGATGACATTGTTGGGTCTGGTCAGCTATTCAGCCATAGCTCTTCCGATGCCTGCAGCAAGAATATTCATACAGGAGAGACATTTTGCAAAGGTAATCAGTGTAGAAAAGTCTGTGGCCATAAACAGTCACTCATGCAACATCAAATTCATACTCAGCAGAAACCAGATGGATGTTCTGAATGTGGGGGGAACTTCACCCAGAAGTCACACCTCTTTGCCCAACAGAGAATTCATAGTGTAGGAAACCTCCATGAATACGGcaaatgtggaaaagccttcacGCCACAACTAAAACTCAGTGTATATCTGACAGATCATACAGGTGATATACCCTGTATAtgcaaggaatgtgggaaggtcTTTATTCAGAGATCAGAATTGGTTACGCACCAGAAAACACACACTAGAAAGAAGCCCTATAAATGCCATGACTGTGGAAAAGCCTTTTTCCAGATGTTATCTCTCTTCAGACATCAGAGAACTCACAGTAGAGAAAAACTCTATGAATGCAGTGAATGTGGCAAAGGCTTCTCCCAAAACTCAACCCTCATTATACatcagaaaattcatactggtgaGAGACAGTATGCatgcagtgaatgtgggaaagcctttaccCAGAAGTCAACACTCAGCTTGCACCAGAGAATCCACTCAGGGCAGAAGTCCTATGTGTGTATCGAATGCGGGCAGGCCTTCATCCAGAAGGCACACCTGATTGTCCATCAAAGAAGCCACACAGGAGAAAAACCTTATCAGTGCCACAACTGTGGGAAGTCCTTCATTTCCAAGTCACAGCTTGATATACATCATCGAATTCATACAGGGGAGAAACCTTATGAATGCAGTGACTGTGGAAAAACCTTCACCCAAAAGTCACACCTGAATATACACCAGAAAATTCATACCGGAGAAAGACACCATGTatgcagtgaatgtgggaaagccttcaacCAGAAGTCAATACTCAGCAtgcatcagagaattcacaccGGAGAGAAGCCTTACAAatgcagtgaatgtgggaaagccttcactTCTAAGTCTCAATTCAAAGAGCATCAGCGAATTCACACGGGTGAGAAACCCTATGTGTGCACtgaatgtgggaaggccttcaACGGCAGGTCAAATTTCCATAAACATCAAATAACTCACACTAGAGAGAGGCCTTTCGTCTGTTACAAATGTGGGAAGGCTTTTGTCCAGAAATCAGAGTTGATTACCCATCAAAGAACTCACatgggagagaaaccctatgaatgccTTGACTGTGGGAAATCATTCAGTAAGAAACCACAACTCAAGGTGCATCAGCGAATTCACACGGGAGAAAGACCTTATGTGTGTTCTGAATGTGGAAAGGCCTTCAACAACAGGTCAAACTTCAATAAACACCAAACAACTCATACCAGAGACAAATCTTACAAATGCAGTTATTCTGTGAAAGGGTTTACCAAGCAATGA
- the ZNF175 gene encoding zinc finger protein 175 isoform X2: MLKEKEPRVEEAELSHQRCQEGEFGLEIPQKEISKKASFQKDMVGEFTRDGSWCSILEELRLDADHTKKDEQNQIQPMSHSAFFNKKTLNTESNCKYKDPGKMIHTRPHLASSQKQPQKCCLFTKSLKLNLEVNGQNESNDTEQLDDIVGSGQLFSHSSSDACSKNIHTGETFCKGNQCRKVCGHKQSLMQHQIHTQQKPDGCSECGGNFTQKSHLFAQQRIHSVGNLHEYGKCGKAFTPQLKLSVYLTDHTGDIPCICKECGKVFIQRSELVTHQKTHTRKKPYKCHDCGKAFFQMLSLFRHQRTHSREKLYECSECGKGFSQNSTLIIHQKIHTGERQYACSECGKAFTQKSTLSLHQRIHSGQKSYVCIECGQAFIQKAHLIVHQRSHTGEKPYQCHNCGKSFISKSQLDIHHRIHTGEKPYECSDCGKTFTQKSHLNIHQKIHTGERHHVCSECGKAFNQKSILSMHQRIHTGEKPYKCSECGKAFTSKSQFKEHQRIHTGEKPYVCTECGKAFNGRSNFHKHQITHTRERPFVCYKCGKAFVQKSELITHQRTHMGEKPYECLDCGKSFSKKPQLKVHQRIHTGERPYVCSECGKAFNNRSNFNKHQTTHTRDKSYKCSYSVKGFTKQ; this comes from the exons ATGCTAAAAGAAAAGGAGCCACGGGTGGAGGAGGCTGAACTCTCACATCAGAGGTGTCAAG aAGGGGAGTTTGGGCTTGAAATCCCACAAAAGGAGATTTCTAAGAAAGCTTCATTTCAAAAGGATATGGTAGGTGAGTTCACAAGAGATGGTTCATGGTGTTCCATTTTAGAAGAACTGAGGCTGGATGCTGACCACACAAAGAAAGATGAGCAAAATCAAATTCAACCCATGAGTCACAGTGCTTTCTTCAACAAGAAAACATTGAACACAGAAAGCAATTGTAAATATAAGGACCCTGGGAAAATGATTCACACGAGGCCCCACCTTGCTTCTTCACAGAAACAACCTCAGAAATGTTGCTTATTTACAAAAAGTTTGAAGCTGAACCTAGAAGTGAATGGTCAGAATGAAAGCAATGACACAGAACAGCTTGATGACATTGTTGGGTCTGGTCAGCTATTCAGCCATAGCTCTTCCGATGCCTGCAGCAAGAATATTCATACAGGAGAGACATTTTGCAAAGGTAATCAGTGTAGAAAAGTCTGTGGCCATAAACAGTCACTCATGCAACATCAAATTCATACTCAGCAGAAACCAGATGGATGTTCTGAATGTGGGGGGAACTTCACCCAGAAGTCACACCTCTTTGCCCAACAGAGAATTCATAGTGTAGGAAACCTCCATGAATACGGcaaatgtggaaaagccttcacGCCACAACTAAAACTCAGTGTATATCTGACAGATCATACAGGTGATATACCCTGTATAtgcaaggaatgtgggaaggtcTTTATTCAGAGATCAGAATTGGTTACGCACCAGAAAACACACACTAGAAAGAAGCCCTATAAATGCCATGACTGTGGAAAAGCCTTTTTCCAGATGTTATCTCTCTTCAGACATCAGAGAACTCACAGTAGAGAAAAACTCTATGAATGCAGTGAATGTGGCAAAGGCTTCTCCCAAAACTCAACCCTCATTATACatcagaaaattcatactggtgaGAGACAGTATGCatgcagtgaatgtgggaaagcctttaccCAGAAGTCAACACTCAGCTTGCACCAGAGAATCCACTCAGGGCAGAAGTCCTATGTGTGTATCGAATGCGGGCAGGCCTTCATCCAGAAGGCACACCTGATTGTCCATCAAAGAAGCCACACAGGAGAAAAACCTTATCAGTGCCACAACTGTGGGAAGTCCTTCATTTCCAAGTCACAGCTTGATATACATCATCGAATTCATACAGGGGAGAAACCTTATGAATGCAGTGACTGTGGAAAAACCTTCACCCAAAAGTCACACCTGAATATACACCAGAAAATTCATACCGGAGAAAGACACCATGTatgcagtgaatgtgggaaagccttcaacCAGAAGTCAATACTCAGCAtgcatcagagaattcacaccGGAGAGAAGCCTTACAAatgcagtgaatgtgggaaagccttcactTCTAAGTCTCAATTCAAAGAGCATCAGCGAATTCACACGGGTGAGAAACCCTATGTGTGCACtgaatgtgggaaggccttcaACGGCAGGTCAAATTTCCATAAACATCAAATAACTCACACTAGAGAGAGGCCTTTCGTCTGTTACAAATGTGGGAAGGCTTTTGTCCAGAAATCAGAGTTGATTACCCATCAAAGAACTCACatgggagagaaaccctatgaatgccTTGACTGTGGGAAATCATTCAGTAAGAAACCACAACTCAAGGTGCATCAGCGAATTCACACGGGAGAAAGACCTTATGTGTGTTCTGAATGTGGAAAGGCCTTCAACAACAGGTCAAACTTCAATAAACACCAAACAACTCATACCAGAGACAAATCTTACAAATGCAGTTATTCTGTGAAAGGGTTTACCAAGCAATGA
- the ZNF175 gene encoding zinc finger protein 175 isoform X1: MPADVNLSQKPQVLGPEEQDGSCEASVSFEDVTVDFSREEWQQLDPAQRRLYQDVMLELYSHLFSVGYHIPNPDVIFRMLKEKEPRVEEAELSHQRCQEGEFGLEIPQKEISKKASFQKDMVGEFTRDGSWCSILEELRLDADHTKKDEQNQIQPMSHSAFFNKKTLNTESNCKYKDPGKMIHTRPHLASSQKQPQKCCLFTKSLKLNLEVNGQNESNDTEQLDDIVGSGQLFSHSSSDACSKNIHTGETFCKGNQCRKVCGHKQSLMQHQIHTQQKPDGCSECGGNFTQKSHLFAQQRIHSVGNLHEYGKCGKAFTPQLKLSVYLTDHTGDIPCICKECGKVFIQRSELVTHQKTHTRKKPYKCHDCGKAFFQMLSLFRHQRTHSREKLYECSECGKGFSQNSTLIIHQKIHTGERQYACSECGKAFTQKSTLSLHQRIHSGQKSYVCIECGQAFIQKAHLIVHQRSHTGEKPYQCHNCGKSFISKSQLDIHHRIHTGEKPYECSDCGKTFTQKSHLNIHQKIHTGERHHVCSECGKAFNQKSILSMHQRIHTGEKPYKCSECGKAFTSKSQFKEHQRIHTGEKPYVCTECGKAFNGRSNFHKHQITHTRERPFVCYKCGKAFVQKSELITHQRTHMGEKPYECLDCGKSFSKKPQLKVHQRIHTGERPYVCSECGKAFNNRSNFNKHQTTHTRDKSYKCSYSVKGFTKQ; encoded by the exons ATGCCTGCTGATGTGAATTTATCCCAGAAGCCTCAAGTCCTGGGTCCAGAGGAGCAGGATGGATCTTGCGAG GCATCAGTGTCGTTTGAGGACGTGACCGTGGACTTCAGCAGAGAGGAGTGGCAGCAACTGGACCCTGCCCAGAGACGCCTGTACCAGGATGTGATGCTGGAGCTCTATAGCCACCTCTTCTCCGTGG GGTATCACATTCCCAACCCAGACGTCATCTTCAGAATGCTAAAAGAAAAGGAGCCACGGGTGGAGGAGGCTGAACTCTCACATCAGAGGTGTCAAG aAGGGGAGTTTGGGCTTGAAATCCCACAAAAGGAGATTTCTAAGAAAGCTTCATTTCAAAAGGATATGGTAGGTGAGTTCACAAGAGATGGTTCATGGTGTTCCATTTTAGAAGAACTGAGGCTGGATGCTGACCACACAAAGAAAGATGAGCAAAATCAAATTCAACCCATGAGTCACAGTGCTTTCTTCAACAAGAAAACATTGAACACAGAAAGCAATTGTAAATATAAGGACCCTGGGAAAATGATTCACACGAGGCCCCACCTTGCTTCTTCACAGAAACAACCTCAGAAATGTTGCTTATTTACAAAAAGTTTGAAGCTGAACCTAGAAGTGAATGGTCAGAATGAAAGCAATGACACAGAACAGCTTGATGACATTGTTGGGTCTGGTCAGCTATTCAGCCATAGCTCTTCCGATGCCTGCAGCAAGAATATTCATACAGGAGAGACATTTTGCAAAGGTAATCAGTGTAGAAAAGTCTGTGGCCATAAACAGTCACTCATGCAACATCAAATTCATACTCAGCAGAAACCAGATGGATGTTCTGAATGTGGGGGGAACTTCACCCAGAAGTCACACCTCTTTGCCCAACAGAGAATTCATAGTGTAGGAAACCTCCATGAATACGGcaaatgtggaaaagccttcacGCCACAACTAAAACTCAGTGTATATCTGACAGATCATACAGGTGATATACCCTGTATAtgcaaggaatgtgggaaggtcTTTATTCAGAGATCAGAATTGGTTACGCACCAGAAAACACACACTAGAAAGAAGCCCTATAAATGCCATGACTGTGGAAAAGCCTTTTTCCAGATGTTATCTCTCTTCAGACATCAGAGAACTCACAGTAGAGAAAAACTCTATGAATGCAGTGAATGTGGCAAAGGCTTCTCCCAAAACTCAACCCTCATTATACatcagaaaattcatactggtgaGAGACAGTATGCatgcagtgaatgtgggaaagcctttaccCAGAAGTCAACACTCAGCTTGCACCAGAGAATCCACTCAGGGCAGAAGTCCTATGTGTGTATCGAATGCGGGCAGGCCTTCATCCAGAAGGCACACCTGATTGTCCATCAAAGAAGCCACACAGGAGAAAAACCTTATCAGTGCCACAACTGTGGGAAGTCCTTCATTTCCAAGTCACAGCTTGATATACATCATCGAATTCATACAGGGGAGAAACCTTATGAATGCAGTGACTGTGGAAAAACCTTCACCCAAAAGTCACACCTGAATATACACCAGAAAATTCATACCGGAGAAAGACACCATGTatgcagtgaatgtgggaaagccttcaacCAGAAGTCAATACTCAGCAtgcatcagagaattcacaccGGAGAGAAGCCTTACAAatgcagtgaatgtgggaaagccttcactTCTAAGTCTCAATTCAAAGAGCATCAGCGAATTCACACGGGTGAGAAACCCTATGTGTGCACtgaatgtgggaaggccttcaACGGCAGGTCAAATTTCCATAAACATCAAATAACTCACACTAGAGAGAGGCCTTTCGTCTGTTACAAATGTGGGAAGGCTTTTGTCCAGAAATCAGAGTTGATTACCCATCAAAGAACTCACatgggagagaaaccctatgaatgccTTGACTGTGGGAAATCATTCAGTAAGAAACCACAACTCAAGGTGCATCAGCGAATTCACACGGGAGAAAGACCTTATGTGTGTTCTGAATGTGGAAAGGCCTTCAACAACAGGTCAAACTTCAATAAACACCAAACAACTCATACCAGAGACAAATCTTACAAATGCAGTTATTCTGTGAAAGGGTTTACCAAGCAATGA